From a single Sinomonas atrocyanea genomic region:
- the acs gene encoding acetate--CoA ligase, protein MATAPEGPRPSPLENLTTEERVFPPSPEFASSANLHEDAYAEAERDPLAFWAKQAERLTWSKKWETVLDWSNPPFAKWFVGGRLNVAYNCLDRHLEAGLGERVAFYFEGEPGDSRTITYAELTEAVCQAANTLAGLGVRAGDRVAIYMPMIPETVVAMLACARLGAPHTVVFGGFSSEALQARILDCDAHVVITADGGYRRGNATALKPAVDEALVDCPDVHSVLVVRRTGQDVGWTEGRDHWWHETVEQADIHHDPEAFDAEHPLYVMYTSGTTGKPKGILHTSGGYLVGCSYTHWGVFDLKADTDVFWTAADIGWVTGHSYIVYGPLSNAATSVLYEGTPDAPHRGRWWEIIDKYKVSILYCAPTAIRTFMKWGEDIPGRFDLGSLRVLGTVGEPINPEAYVWYRENIGHSRVPVVDTWWQTETGMQMISPLPGVTPAKPGAAMRALPGVFADVVDDEGRPVPKGSGGYLVLTEPWPAMLRTIWGDDKRYVETYWSRFPGLYFAGDGAKRDEDGDIWLLGRVDDVMNVSGHRLSTTEIESALVAHPKVAEAAVVGASDEVGGQGIVAFVILRADAGDGGPDVVQELREHVEHEIGKIARPRQIMIVPELPKTRSGKIMRRLLRDVAEQRPIGDVTTLADTTVMETIKANLAAGAEGQS, encoded by the coding sequence ATGGCCACCGCCCCAGAGGGGCCGCGTCCCTCTCCCTTGGAGAACCTGACAACCGAGGAGCGCGTCTTCCCTCCGTCGCCAGAGTTCGCCTCATCCGCGAACCTGCACGAAGACGCCTATGCCGAGGCCGAGCGCGATCCGCTCGCGTTCTGGGCCAAGCAGGCCGAGCGGCTCACGTGGTCGAAGAAGTGGGAGACAGTTCTCGACTGGTCGAATCCCCCGTTTGCCAAATGGTTCGTCGGAGGGCGCCTGAACGTGGCGTACAACTGCCTGGACCGGCACCTGGAGGCGGGCCTCGGGGAGCGTGTGGCCTTCTACTTCGAGGGCGAGCCGGGCGACAGCCGCACCATCACCTACGCAGAGCTCACCGAAGCGGTGTGCCAGGCGGCCAACACCTTGGCGGGCCTCGGGGTCAGGGCCGGTGACCGGGTGGCCATCTACATGCCGATGATCCCGGAAACCGTCGTGGCCATGCTCGCGTGTGCGAGGCTCGGGGCTCCGCATACGGTCGTCTTCGGCGGATTCTCTTCCGAAGCGCTGCAGGCCCGCATCCTGGACTGTGACGCGCACGTCGTCATCACGGCCGACGGCGGGTACCGCAGGGGCAACGCCACGGCCCTTAAGCCTGCGGTCGATGAGGCGCTCGTGGACTGCCCGGACGTCCACAGTGTGCTCGTAGTGCGGCGCACGGGCCAGGACGTGGGGTGGACGGAGGGGCGCGACCACTGGTGGCATGAGACGGTCGAACAGGCCGACATCCACCACGATCCGGAGGCCTTCGACGCCGAGCATCCGCTCTACGTCATGTACACCTCTGGCACGACCGGGAAGCCCAAGGGCATCCTCCACACCTCTGGCGGCTACCTGGTCGGCTGTTCCTATACCCACTGGGGCGTCTTCGACCTCAAGGCCGACACCGACGTCTTCTGGACGGCCGCGGACATCGGCTGGGTGACGGGGCACAGCTACATCGTCTATGGGCCGCTCAGCAACGCTGCGACGTCCGTGCTCTACGAGGGGACCCCCGACGCCCCGCACCGGGGAAGGTGGTGGGAGATCATCGACAAATACAAGGTCTCGATCCTCTACTGCGCGCCCACGGCCATCCGCACCTTCATGAAGTGGGGCGAGGACATCCCCGGACGCTTCGACTTGGGCTCACTCAGGGTGCTCGGTACCGTCGGGGAGCCGATCAACCCCGAGGCATACGTCTGGTATCGCGAGAACATCGGCCACAGTCGAGTGCCGGTGGTCGACACCTGGTGGCAGACCGAAACCGGCATGCAGATGATCAGCCCCCTGCCGGGTGTCACGCCGGCGAAGCCGGGCGCCGCCATGCGCGCACTGCCCGGGGTCTTCGCCGATGTCGTGGATGACGAGGGCCGCCCCGTCCCGAAGGGGTCCGGAGGCTATCTTGTGCTGACCGAGCCGTGGCCAGCCATGCTGCGGACGATCTGGGGAGATGACAAGCGGTACGTCGAGACCTACTGGTCGCGGTTCCCTGGGCTGTACTTCGCCGGCGACGGGGCCAAGCGCGACGAGGACGGCGACATCTGGTTGCTCGGACGCGTGGACGACGTCATGAATGTCTCCGGGCACCGCCTCTCGACAACAGAGATCGAGTCGGCCCTCGTGGCGCATCCCAAAGTAGCCGAGGCCGCGGTCGTGGGGGCCTCGGATGAGGTGGGCGGCCAGGGGATTGTGGCGTTTGTCATTCTCCGCGCAGACGCGGGAGACGGCGGGCCCGACGTCGTGCAGGAACTGCGCGAGCACGTCGAACACGAGATCGGCAAGATCGCGAGGCCGAGGCAGATCATGATCGTCCCTGAGCTGCCCAAGACGCGGTCGGGAAAGATCATGCGCCGGCTCCTGCGCGACGTCGCAGAGCAGCGCCCGATCGGCGACGTCACGACCCTTGCGGACACGACCGTCATGGAAACCATCAAGGCCAACCTCGCTGCCGGAGCCGAGGGGCAGAGCTAG
- a CDS encoding phytoene desaturase family protein: MSTAIVVGSGPNGLSAAVHLAAHGVRVRVLEAQAEIGGGCRSSEPTLPGVVADDCSAFHPLAAASPFLTGLGLEEHGLRWLWPEVQLSHPLDGGREAVLWQDLARTTAGLGADGPAWDALVGRAARDFGTIAGEFLGPLLHVPRHPLALARFGADAVLPATVTARRWRGQEARALFAGIAAHAFAPLHTPLTTSVGLVLAASAHAVGWPVAAGGSGTIAAALAARLADLGGTIETAAPVTSARELDGADLVLLDLAPGAAARLLARRLPASTAAAYARYRHGPAAFKVDFAIEGDIPWQAEQSRRAGTVHLGGTLEEIAAAEADVARGRMPARPFVLVGQQYLADPSRSREGINPIWAYAHVPHGYPGDATEALTAQIERFAPGFRARIRATAVRGPAALEAHNANYVGGDIGTGATSGLQLLARPRLAVNPYATGVPGVYLCSAATPPGPGSHGMSGYRAAQAALGWLARR, translated from the coding sequence GTGAGCACAGCCATCGTCGTCGGCAGCGGACCCAACGGCCTCTCTGCGGCCGTGCACCTGGCGGCCCACGGCGTCCGGGTCCGGGTGCTCGAGGCCCAGGCGGAGATCGGTGGAGGATGCCGCTCGTCCGAGCCGACGCTGCCGGGGGTGGTCGCCGACGACTGCTCGGCATTCCACCCCCTCGCCGCCGCGTCGCCGTTCCTGACCGGGCTGGGGCTCGAGGAGCACGGCCTGCGCTGGCTGTGGCCCGAGGTCCAGCTCTCGCATCCCCTCGACGGCGGCCGGGAGGCGGTCCTGTGGCAGGACCTGGCCCGCACCACGGCGGGACTCGGTGCGGACGGCCCGGCGTGGGACGCGCTCGTGGGCCGCGCCGCCCGCGATTTCGGCACCATCGCCGGCGAGTTCCTCGGCCCGCTGCTCCATGTGCCCCGGCACCCCCTGGCCCTCGCCCGCTTCGGGGCCGACGCCGTCCTCCCGGCGACGGTCACGGCTCGCCGGTGGCGGGGCCAGGAGGCGAGGGCCCTATTCGCCGGCATCGCCGCGCATGCGTTCGCCCCCCTCCACACGCCCCTGACCACCTCCGTGGGACTGGTCCTGGCCGCGTCCGCGCACGCGGTCGGGTGGCCGGTCGCCGCGGGCGGATCGGGGACCATCGCCGCCGCGCTCGCAGCCCGGCTCGCGGACCTCGGGGGGACCATCGAGACCGCCGCCCCCGTCACCTCGGCCCGGGAGCTCGACGGCGCGGACCTCGTCCTGCTGGACCTCGCCCCCGGTGCCGCCGCCCGGCTCCTCGCCCGGCGCCTCCCCGCGAGCACAGCAGCGGCCTACGCCCGCTACCGCCACGGCCCCGCCGCCTTCAAGGTCGACTTCGCGATCGAGGGGGACATCCCCTGGCAGGCAGAGCAGTCCCGCCGCGCCGGCACCGTGCACCTCGGCGGCACGCTCGAGGAGATCGCCGCGGCCGAGGCGGACGTGGCCCGAGGCCGGATGCCGGCACGGCCGTTCGTCCTCGTGGGCCAGCAGTACCTCGCCGACCCCTCACGGTCGCGGGAGGGCATCAACCCCATCTGGGCCTACGCCCACGTCCCGCACGGCTACCCGGGGGATGCGACCGAGGCGCTCACGGCCCAGATCGAGCGGTTCGCCCCCGGCTTCAGGGCCAGAATCCGGGCGACCGCCGTCCGGGGACCGGCGGCCCTCGAGGCGCACAACGCCAACTACGTGGGCGGCGACATCGGCACGGGTGCCACCTCCGGGCTCCAGCTCCTGGCACGCCCCCGCCTGGCCGTCAACCCCTACGCGACCGGGGTCCCGGGCGTGTACCTCTGCTCCGCGGCGACCCCG
- a CDS encoding glutamate-5-semialdehyde dehydrogenase, with protein MTDTARANAPASVQPETTAATAPATPAPGQAVLVPADVEAAVHAIGDRARTASRVLARANRAWKDRALRAIGAALKENEAAILAANSEDLEAGRANGTSKALLDRLALNPARIDGLVDALETLAGLPDPVGTVVRGQTLPNGVRVRQVNVPMGVVAAIYEARPNVTVDIAGLALKSGNAVILRGGSAAGHTNAALLGIIRDALASVGLPDDAVQSVDAYGREGGNALMRARGRVDVLIPRGGRDLIQNVVLNSTVPVIETGEGNVHVFVDASADERMAVEILINAKTQRPSVCNTVETVLVHKDSTVLPAVARALAERGVRLHVDGRTLAALPADVAADEATDRDWATEYMDLELAVATVDGLDEAIAHIRRWSTGHTEAIITNDLANAERFIAEVDSAAVMVNASTRFTDGGELGLGAEVGISTQKLHARGPMGLSELTTTKWIVQGEGQVRA; from the coding sequence ATGACCGACACCGCGCGCGCGAATGCGCCTGCCTCCGTCCAGCCCGAGACCACTGCTGCCACCGCACCGGCCACCCCGGCGCCCGGGCAGGCCGTGCTCGTTCCGGCGGACGTCGAGGCGGCGGTCCACGCGATCGGCGACCGCGCCCGCACCGCCTCGCGCGTGCTGGCCCGCGCCAACCGCGCCTGGAAGGACCGCGCGCTCCGGGCGATCGGCGCCGCGCTGAAGGAGAACGAGGCCGCGATCCTCGCCGCCAACAGCGAGGACCTCGAGGCGGGACGCGCCAACGGCACATCCAAGGCCCTGCTCGACCGGCTCGCCCTGAACCCGGCCCGCATCGACGGACTCGTCGATGCCCTCGAGACCCTGGCGGGGCTGCCCGACCCCGTGGGCACCGTGGTCCGGGGCCAGACGCTGCCCAACGGGGTGCGGGTGCGCCAGGTCAACGTGCCGATGGGCGTGGTCGCCGCCATCTACGAGGCGCGCCCCAACGTGACCGTGGACATCGCCGGGCTGGCCCTCAAGAGCGGCAATGCCGTCATCCTGCGCGGCGGCAGCGCGGCGGGCCACACCAACGCGGCCCTGCTGGGGATCATCCGCGACGCCCTCGCCTCCGTGGGCCTCCCCGACGACGCCGTGCAGAGCGTGGACGCCTACGGGCGCGAGGGCGGCAACGCCCTCATGAGGGCCCGGGGCCGGGTGGACGTGCTGATCCCGCGCGGCGGCCGCGACCTGATCCAGAATGTGGTGCTCAACTCGACCGTGCCCGTCATCGAGACCGGCGAGGGCAACGTCCACGTGTTCGTCGACGCGAGCGCCGACGAGCGCATGGCGGTGGAGATCCTTATCAACGCCAAGACGCAGCGCCCGAGTGTCTGCAACACGGTCGAGACCGTCCTGGTCCACAAGGACTCCACGGTGCTGCCCGCCGTCGCGCGGGCCCTCGCCGAGCGCGGTGTGCGCCTGCACGTCGACGGGCGCACCCTCGCGGCGCTGCCGGCCGACGTGGCCGCGGACGAGGCGACCGACCGGGACTGGGCCACCGAGTACATGGACCTCGAGCTCGCGGTCGCCACGGTGGACGGACTCGACGAGGCGATCGCGCACATCCGCCGCTGGAGCACCGGCCACACCGAGGCCATCATCACCAACGACCTCGCGAACGCCGAGCGCTTCATCGCCGAGGTCGACTCGGCCGCGGTCATGGTCAACGCCTCGACCCGGTTCACCGACGGCGGCGAGCTCGGACTCGGCGCAGAGGTGGGGATCTCCACCCAGAAGCTGCACGCCCGCGGCCCCATGGGCCTGTCGGAGCTGACGACCACCAAGTGGATCGTGCAGGGCGAGGGGCAGGTCCGCGCCTGA
- a CDS encoding acetate uptake transporter produces the protein MTATSAHSAATTPVTVGPAFADPAALGLGAFAMTTFVLSLANANVVPTAGSAVLGLALFYGGLAQVAAGLWEFAKGNTFGATAFCSFGFFWASFWWLEINPDVASKAGSAGVGAYLLGWTIFTAYMTVAAIRTNGVVLAVFVMLTLTFLALTIGAFSGSTIFDRIGGWLGIITAILAWYGSFATVVNATWKRSLLPVWAAR, from the coding sequence ATGACCGCAACATCAGCTCACAGCGCGGCAACGACCCCAGTCACTGTAGGACCAGCATTCGCCGATCCGGCTGCGCTTGGCCTAGGTGCCTTTGCCATGACAACCTTCGTCCTCAGCCTTGCCAACGCGAACGTCGTCCCGACGGCGGGCTCGGCTGTGCTCGGTCTGGCCCTCTTCTACGGCGGACTCGCGCAGGTCGCGGCCGGGCTCTGGGAATTCGCCAAGGGGAACACGTTCGGCGCGACCGCGTTCTGCTCCTTTGGATTCTTCTGGGCGTCCTTCTGGTGGCTCGAGATAAACCCGGACGTCGCCAGCAAGGCCGGGTCCGCTGGCGTCGGCGCCTACCTCCTCGGCTGGACGATTTTCACCGCCTATATGACAGTCGCCGCGATCAGGACCAACGGCGTGGTCCTCGCAGTCTTCGTCATGCTGACCCTGACGTTCCTTGCCCTCACCATCGGCGCCTTCTCAGGTTCCACCATCTTCGACCGCATCGGGGGCTGGCTCGGCATCATCACCGCGATCCTGGCTTGGTACGGTTCGTTCGCGACCGTCGTCAACGCGACCTGGAAGCGATCATTGCTTCCCGTCTGGGCAGCAAGGTAG
- a CDS encoding histidine phosphatase family protein has product MHPDAARGALRRIVFWRHGRTDWNAAGRFQGQTDIPLNEEGHRQAHQAARRLASLSPSAIVSSDLDRTRATAEALAAVTGLPVAVDSGLRETNAGAWQGHTFDAIRGMDPEALRRWEDGDVNTAAGGAETRLDVAARVHRAVDRALAAVPADGTLVVVSHGGAIRVGLAHLLGLPHDLWGALAGLSNCSWSILEERRPHRDGGPRWRLGEHNAGTLPVPVTVEEG; this is encoded by the coding sequence GTGCACCCCGACGCCGCACGCGGGGCGCTGCGGCGCATCGTGTTCTGGCGCCATGGGCGCACCGACTGGAACGCCGCCGGCCGGTTCCAGGGGCAGACCGACATCCCGCTGAACGAGGAGGGCCACCGCCAGGCCCACCAGGCCGCGCGCCGGCTCGCCTCGCTCTCCCCGTCCGCCATCGTCTCCTCGGACCTGGACCGCACGCGGGCGACCGCCGAGGCCCTCGCCGCGGTGACCGGCCTGCCGGTGGCCGTGGACAGCGGGCTGCGCGAGACCAACGCCGGCGCCTGGCAGGGGCACACATTCGATGCGATCCGGGGCATGGACCCCGAGGCGCTCCGCCGCTGGGAGGACGGCGACGTCAACACGGCCGCGGGCGGCGCCGAGACGCGCCTCGACGTCGCCGCCCGCGTCCACCGCGCCGTGGACCGCGCCCTCGCCGCGGTGCCCGCCGACGGGACCCTCGTGGTCGTGAGCCACGGCGGTGCCATCCGCGTGGGCCTCGCCCACCTGCTGGGCCTGCCGCACGACCTCTGGGGCGCGCTGGCGGGGCTCTCGAACTGCTCGTGGTCCATCCTCGAGGAGCGCCGGCCGCACCGCGATGGGGGTCCCCGGTGGCGGCTGGGCGAGCACAACGCGGGGACCCTGCCCGTGCCCGTCACCGTCGAAGAGGGCTGA
- a CDS encoding DUF2249 domain-containing protein: MDLDVRPIPKPQRKRAVFAAFANLAVGESFVLVTNVEPGPLRAEFDDDQYGASSWVYLERGPVWRIRVTRTASTPLPRVLTDTRALAQEHDADASGAVFRLTMGNRDLDSNVIALPPHGTIGEHVGPDLDVLLHVIAGDGTLATEDGEVALAPGALVWLPKRSRRQFTAGAEGLRYLSVHQRKPGLGLTRRPW, translated from the coding sequence ATGGACCTCGACGTCAGGCCGATCCCCAAGCCCCAGCGCAAGCGGGCGGTGTTCGCGGCGTTCGCGAACCTCGCGGTGGGCGAGTCGTTCGTGCTCGTGACGAACGTCGAACCCGGGCCGCTGCGGGCGGAGTTCGACGACGACCAGTACGGCGCCTCCTCCTGGGTGTACCTCGAGCGGGGCCCCGTGTGGCGCATCCGGGTGACGCGGACCGCCTCCACTCCCCTGCCGCGGGTGCTCACCGACACCCGCGCGCTGGCACAGGAGCACGACGCCGACGCCTCGGGGGCCGTCTTCCGGCTCACCATGGGCAACCGCGACCTCGACTCGAACGTGATCGCCCTGCCGCCCCACGGCACCATCGGCGAGCATGTCGGGCCGGACCTCGATGTGCTGCTCCACGTCATCGCCGGGGACGGCACCCTCGCCACCGAGGACGGCGAGGTGGCCCTCGCGCCCGGGGCTCTCGTGTGGCTGCCCAAGCGCTCGCGCCGCCAGTTCACCGCCGGCGCCGAGGGCCTGCGCTACCTCTCGGTGCACCAGCGCAAGCCCGGCCTCGGCCTCACCCGCCGGCCGTGGTGA
- a CDS encoding SulP family inorganic anion transporter — protein MLRWIPLAPWLRHYEPRWLRDDAVAGAGLFALLIPAGMAYAQAAGLPPVTGLYATVVPMAVYALVGPSRVLVLGPDSALAPLIAASVLPLAAGSAERAVALAGLLALLMGAIMVIGSILRLGVVTQLLSRPIRLGYLSGLALVVFASQLATLLGLHAAGATPWEELAALASALRAANPVSLAVGAGSLAVMAAAGLLGWRLVGMLAAVVGSALATWVLGLGARTAVAGALPSGLPPAPLGGLGWGDALALVVPAAGIALMTFADSGVLSKSLASRYGGDVSGNRELGAIGLANAATGLLGGLPVSASGSRTPVALAAGARSQLAGVVAAVLVLAFMLLAPGATAYLPTATLAAVVIVAVAGLVDVPEMVRLVRMSRAEAAVMAATFVGVTTLGVLPGILVAIGLALLEFVRRAFTPYRAELGHLEEVPGYHDLSRHPEGTRIPGLILARFDAPLFFANGSVLTDFLRSLVESASRPVTHLVLAAEPITGIDTTALEELIELDEWLAQRGIQLVFAELKGPMKDRLVRFGTRARFGVDHFYPTVSAAVRALRADRDDPGTHDGGEEPPVPAPPPA, from the coding sequence GTGCTGCGCTGGATCCCCCTCGCGCCCTGGCTGCGGCACTATGAGCCGCGGTGGCTGCGCGACGACGCCGTGGCCGGAGCGGGGCTGTTCGCGCTCCTCATTCCGGCCGGGATGGCGTACGCGCAGGCCGCGGGGCTCCCGCCGGTCACGGGCCTCTATGCGACCGTGGTCCCGATGGCCGTCTACGCCCTCGTCGGGCCGAGCAGGGTCCTCGTGCTGGGGCCCGACTCCGCGCTCGCGCCCCTCATCGCGGCCTCCGTCCTGCCGCTCGCGGCGGGCAGCGCCGAGCGCGCCGTCGCGCTCGCGGGCCTCCTCGCCCTGCTCATGGGCGCCATCATGGTGATCGGCTCGATCCTGCGGCTCGGGGTCGTGACGCAGCTGCTGTCGCGGCCGATCCGGCTCGGATACCTCAGCGGGCTCGCGCTCGTGGTCTTCGCGTCCCAGCTGGCCACGCTGCTGGGACTCCATGCCGCGGGGGCCACGCCGTGGGAGGAGCTCGCGGCGCTGGCATCGGCACTCCGTGCGGCCAACCCGGTCTCGCTCGCGGTGGGCGCGGGCTCGCTGGCGGTCATGGCTGCGGCCGGGCTGCTCGGGTGGCGGCTCGTGGGCATGCTCGCGGCCGTCGTCGGGTCGGCGCTGGCCACCTGGGTCCTCGGGCTGGGCGCCCGGACCGCGGTGGCCGGCGCCCTCCCCTCCGGGCTGCCGCCCGCGCCGCTGGGCGGCCTCGGGTGGGGCGACGCGCTGGCGCTCGTGGTGCCGGCGGCCGGAATCGCACTCATGACGTTCGCGGACTCGGGCGTGCTCTCGAAGAGCCTCGCATCACGGTACGGCGGCGATGTCTCGGGCAACCGGGAGCTCGGCGCGATCGGGCTGGCGAACGCCGCGACCGGGCTCCTCGGCGGCCTCCCGGTCTCGGCCAGCGGGTCGCGGACCCCGGTGGCGCTGGCGGCGGGGGCGCGCAGCCAGCTCGCCGGGGTCGTGGCCGCCGTCCTCGTGCTCGCCTTCATGCTCCTCGCGCCGGGCGCCACCGCGTACCTGCCGACCGCGACGCTCGCGGCCGTGGTGATCGTGGCCGTGGCCGGCCTCGTGGACGTGCCCGAGATGGTCCGGCTCGTGCGGATGAGCCGGGCGGAGGCGGCAGTCATGGCGGCCACGTTCGTGGGCGTCACGACGCTCGGTGTGCTCCCGGGCATCCTCGTGGCGATCGGGCTGGCCCTGCTCGAGTTCGTCCGGCGGGCGTTCACGCCGTACCGCGCCGAGCTCGGCCACCTCGAGGAGGTGCCCGGCTACCACGACCTCTCCCGCCACCCCGAGGGCACCCGCATCCCGGGCCTCATCCTCGCGCGGTTCGATGCGCCCCTCTTCTTCGCCAACGGCTCGGTCCTCACGGACTTCCTCCGCTCGCTCGTCGAGTCCGCCAGCAGGCCCGTCACCCATCTGGTCCTCGCCGCCGAGCCGATCACCGGGATCGACACCACGGCGCTCGAGGAGCTCATCGAGCTCGACGAGTGGCTCGCGCAGCGCGGCATCCAGCTCGTGTTCGCCGAGCTGAAGGGCCCCATGAAGGACAGGCTCGTGCGGTTCGGCACCCGGGCGAGGTTCGGCGTCGACCATTTCTACCCGACGGTGAGCGCGGCCGTGCGGGCCCTCCGCGCCGACCGGGACGACCCGGGGACGCACGACGGCGGGGAGGAGCCTCCCGTGCCGGCCCCGCCCCCTGCATGA
- a CDS encoding alpha/beta hydrolase family protein, which translates to MADHGERLTIPTPVSDVSGVYSRPDGADATVVIAHGAGAGMDHPFMVAYAEALNALGLATLRFNFAYMEAGRKLPDRAPKAVPVWAAVLEEARRRSAGEPVWAAGKSFGGRMASLAVAEGAMEPAGLVFLGYPLHPAGKPEKLRDEHLYGITLPMLFLSGTRDTLAGADLLEGVVAKLPTATLTWQEGGDHSFAIKGARRSPAEVVAPLARQTADFVRSAAL; encoded by the coding sequence ATGGCTGACCACGGCGAGCGCCTCACGATCCCCACACCCGTCTCCGACGTCTCCGGCGTCTACTCACGCCCGGACGGTGCGGACGCCACCGTCGTCATCGCGCACGGCGCCGGGGCCGGCATGGACCACCCATTCATGGTCGCCTACGCCGAGGCGCTCAACGCGCTCGGTCTGGCGACCCTACGGTTCAACTTCGCCTACATGGAGGCGGGCAGGAAGCTTCCCGACCGGGCGCCGAAGGCGGTCCCCGTGTGGGCGGCCGTGCTCGAGGAGGCGCGGCGCCGCTCCGCCGGGGAACCGGTGTGGGCGGCGGGGAAGTCCTTCGGCGGCCGCATGGCGTCCCTGGCCGTGGCCGAGGGCGCCATGGAGCCCGCCGGGCTCGTGTTCCTCGGTTACCCCCTGCACCCGGCCGGAAAGCCCGAGAAGCTGCGCGACGAGCACCTGTACGGGATCACGCTGCCGATGCTGTTCCTCTCCGGCACCCGCGACACCCTCGCCGGCGCAGACCTGCTCGAGGGCGTCGTGGCGAAGCTCCCCACGGCCACCCTCACCTGGCAGGAGGGCGGCGACCACTCCTTCGCCATCAAGGGCGCCAGGCGGAGCCCTGCGGAGGTCGTGGCCCCGTTGGCGCGGCAGACGGCCGACTTCGTGCGCAGCGCCGCGCTCTAG
- the rsfS gene encoding ribosome silencing factor has product MSATETAVELARTAAKAAADKLAENIVAVDVSERLAITDVFVIASADTERQVNAVVDNIEDELIVQLDRRPVRREGRSEGRWVLLDFGDVVVHVMHREDRAFYALERLWKDCPLVDLGLDDAGASASAAG; this is encoded by the coding sequence GTGAGCGCAACAGAGACGGCCGTCGAGCTGGCCCGCACGGCCGCGAAGGCCGCAGCAGACAAGCTGGCCGAGAACATCGTCGCCGTAGACGTGAGCGAACGGCTCGCGATCACCGACGTCTTCGTCATCGCCTCGGCGGACACCGAGCGGCAGGTCAACGCCGTGGTGGACAACATCGAGGACGAGCTGATCGTCCAGCTGGACCGGCGCCCCGTGCGCCGCGAGGGCCGCTCCGAGGGCCGCTGGGTCCTGCTCGACTTCGGCGACGTCGTGGTCCACGTCATGCACCGCGAGGACCGCGCCTTCTACGCGCTCGAGCGCCTCTGGAAGGACTGCCCTCTGGTGGACCTCGGCCTCGACGACGCGGGGGCCTCCGCCTCCGCCGCGGGCTGA
- the nadD gene encoding nicotinate-nucleotide adenylyltransferase: MAPAEQPRSARRHRLGVMGGTFDPIHHGHLVAASEVASKFDLDEVVFVPTGEPWQKSKSTVSAAEHRYLMTVIATASNPRFTVSRVDIDRPGPTYTKDTLRDLRRLRPEADLYFITGADAMAQIVGWKDVDELWELAHFVGVTRPGHELHDLGRTDVSLLEVPAMAISSTDCRARVAVAEPVWYLVPDGVVQYIAKYGLYRGKGRPSDDGDGHAQDENGEAGSTAAAVR, from the coding sequence TTGGCCCCAGCAGAGCAGCCCCGGAGCGCACGCCGTCACCGCCTCGGTGTCATGGGCGGCACCTTCGATCCGATCCACCACGGCCACCTTGTTGCGGCCAGCGAGGTCGCGTCGAAGTTCGATCTCGACGAGGTCGTGTTCGTGCCGACGGGGGAGCCGTGGCAGAAGTCCAAGAGCACGGTCAGCGCCGCCGAGCACCGCTACCTCATGACGGTGATCGCGACAGCGTCGAACCCGCGCTTCACGGTGAGCCGCGTGGACATCGACCGGCCCGGCCCGACGTACACGAAGGACACGCTGCGCGACCTGCGGCGGCTGCGGCCCGAGGCCGACCTCTACTTCATCACCGGCGCCGACGCCATGGCGCAGATCGTGGGGTGGAAGGACGTCGACGAGCTGTGGGAGCTCGCCCACTTCGTGGGCGTGACCCGGCCCGGCCATGAGCTGCACGACCTCGGCCGGACGGACGTCAGCCTCCTCGAGGTGCCCGCGATGGCGATCTCCTCGACGGACTGCCGCGCGCGCGTGGCCGTGGCCGAGCCGGTCTGGTATCTGGTTCCCGACGGCGTGGTGCAGTACATCGCCAAGTACGGCCTCTACCGTGGGAAGGGCCGCCCGTCCGACGACGGCGACGGCCACGCGCAGGACGAGAACGGAGAGGCAGGGAGCACAGCAGCTGCTGTGCGATGA